Within Desulfolithobacter dissulfuricans, the genomic segment ACCCGGATTTCTGGCAGTATCAGGCAGCTCCGCCGGCCACTGAAATCGAGTTGATCAGCGCCCAGAGGTAAGGTATCATGGTCCCCAAGATGATATGGTTGCGGCGGATGAAACGAAAGGGATGGCTGCTCGTCGGAGTGGGCCTGCTGATGCTTGCCGGTGGCTGCAGCAAGTTGAACTGTACGCCATTTGAACAGGTTCTGGGATCTGGAATTGATCTTGTCGGCCTGGGGCGGGAGATCAGCGATGCCCTGATATCGGGTGCCTCTCCTCCTCTGCATCCACGCCAGCCCATCCTGGTCACAACCATTGTTGACAACAATAACCTGGAACAGACCTCATCCTTTGGCCGCAGTCTGCAGAATCACCTGGCCTCCGGTTTCGTCCGCCGGGGTTTCACGGTCCGGGAGCTCAAGCTCCGCAACAACCTGCTGGTCCGTTCCGGGGCCGGGGAATTCATGCTGTCGCGTGACCTGGAAACGCTTTCCCGCAAACAGCAGGCCCAGGCCGTGGTGGTGGGAACCTACACTCTGAGCAACCGGCTTCTGTACCTGTCGGTCCACCTGGTCCGCCCCACCGACCGGACCATTCTCGCCACCTGGGACAGACGGCTGTGTCTGGATGAGAATACCCTGCGGATGCTGGGCTTTGAATTCCAGGACATGGAGGAGATCACTCCGCCGTCCCGCTCCCTGCTGGACAGGATTCTCTATTTCTGACGGATGTCTCGTGTCGCTTGTTAATATTGACTCCCTGCGGACCCATGTATTGCGCCTCCTTGGCAGGATGGCACCCCCGGGTGGCATCGAACTGATGTCTTACAAGCGGAACCGTACTGTTGCCCTGATCTGTCGTGAAAACGGCCGGGTTCTTGTCCGGGAACGGGGGTATGTGGAACAGGAAATGGAAGTCGCCCCCGATGATCTGCCACGGCTGCTCAAGACGCTTATCAAGCGGGAGTTCCCGCGGAGCCGCAAGGTCCGGGTCCATAAGTTTGCCGATCCCGTGGAACTGGAACGGATCCACCAGAAGATCTGATATGCTCATTATCCGCTGCGCTGCCTGTAAGCGAAAACTCTGGCGTTATGACAAGATCGGGCCCGGTGAGGTCCTTCGCTGTCACAAGGACCGGATAAAAAAAATCTTCGGAGCCCAAATCCGTGATGGCCGGGTGTACTGCAGCTGTGGTAAGGATATCGGCATCGACAAGGGCAGCTTCTACAAGATGATTGCCAAGGCCTTCACCTACAGGGGTACCAAACGCAACAGCTGAACTGTTGCCGGGCCCGGAGAATTACCATGGGTTTTTCCTTTCGGGAAAGTCTGCGCGCCGCCCTGCGCAG encodes:
- a CDS encoding FlgO family outer membrane protein — its product is MKRKGWLLVGVGLLMLAGGCSKLNCTPFEQVLGSGIDLVGLGREISDALISGASPPLHPRQPILVTTIVDNNNLEQTSSFGRSLQNHLASGFVRRGFTVRELKLRNNLLVRSGAGEFMLSRDLETLSRKQQAQAVVVGTYTLSNRLLYLSVHLVRPTDRTILATWDRRLCLDENTLRMLGFEFQDMEEITPPSRSLLDRILYF